A genome region from Pseudomonas pergaminensis includes the following:
- a CDS encoding HAD family hydrolase produces the protein MSDAAIHPIRFILSDVDGTLLHPDHSLSQRTADAVRALRDSGVFFSLASGRPPKAMLQLIEAFGIDVPVAGFNGGTLINPDGSILVAHHLPAEAALVTLALFSGEPDVEVWVFADGDWLRRDPPGPMVQREADGLGYGPVVVESFEPYLDRVDKIVAASNNTQLLVELEAQLQPKVQGLAHVSRSQPVYLDVTAMLANKGEALKTLAAHLGVPIEQTAAIGDGGNDPAMFHVAGFSIAMGQAEEAVKRQASVVTGSNIEDGAAQAIERFILAAQ, from the coding sequence ATGAGTGACGCAGCGATTCATCCCATCCGATTTATCCTCAGTGACGTGGATGGCACCTTGCTGCATCCGGATCACAGCCTCAGCCAACGCACTGCCGACGCGGTGCGTGCGCTGCGCGACAGCGGGGTGTTTTTCAGCTTGGCCAGCGGGCGACCGCCCAAGGCTATGTTGCAACTGATCGAAGCCTTCGGTATCGATGTGCCGGTGGCGGGCTTTAACGGTGGCACCCTGATTAACCCGGATGGCAGCATCCTGGTTGCCCATCATCTGCCGGCGGAAGCGGCACTGGTGACGCTGGCGTTGTTCTCGGGCGAGCCGGACGTGGAAGTGTGGGTGTTTGCCGATGGCGACTGGCTGCGCCGTGATCCGCCGGGGCCCATGGTGCAGCGCGAGGCTGATGGCCTGGGTTACGGACCGGTCGTGGTGGAGAGTTTCGAACCTTACTTGGACCGGGTCGACAAAATCGTCGCCGCCAGTAACAACACGCAGTTGCTGGTGGAACTGGAGGCGCAATTGCAGCCTAAGGTGCAGGGGTTGGCCCATGTGTCGCGTTCACAGCCAGTGTATCTGGACGTTACGGCGATGCTGGCCAACAAGGGCGAGGCCTTGAAGACCTTGGCCGCGCACCTGGGTGTGCCTATTGAGCAGACGGCAGCGATCGGTGATGGCGGCAATGACCCGGCGATGTTTCACGTGGCGGGGTTTTCGATTGCGATGGGGCAGGCGGAAGAAGCCGTCAAGCGCCAGGCCAGTGTGGTGACCGGCAGCAACATCGAGGATGGCGCGGCGCAAGCCATTGAACGGTTTATCCTCGCCGCCCAATAA
- a CDS encoding sigma-54 dependent transcriptional regulator: MVVTPVQRRLLVVDPCDDCHGLLPGLRTAGWEVDSCALEAVGERSCDVGLLRLQPYHLERPEAVKELIGRSGTEWIAVLSQDVLRLQNVGDFVCEWFFDFHTLPFDVARVQVTLGRAFGMARLRGKGHTPVDEPEHELLGDSRPIRELRKLLAKLAPTESPVLIRGDSGTGKELVAKTLHRQSQRHAKPFVAINCGAIPEHLIQSELFGHEKGAFTGAHQRKVGRIEAANGGTLFLDEIGDLPMELQANLLRFLQEKQIERVGGSQPIPVDVRVLAATHVDLEAAVEKGTFREDLYYRLNVLQVVTAPLRERHGDVAMLANHFSRFYSQETGRRPRSFSDEALVAMGKHAWPGNVRELANRVRRGLVLAEGRQIEAVDLGLPGQQAISPPMATLEDYKHRAERQALCDVLNRHSDNLSVAARVLGVSRPTFYRLLHKHQIR; the protein is encoded by the coding sequence ATGGTTGTTACACCTGTGCAGCGTCGCTTGCTCGTGGTCGACCCCTGTGACGACTGCCACGGGCTATTGCCCGGTTTGCGCACCGCTGGGTGGGAGGTGGACAGCTGTGCCCTTGAGGCAGTGGGCGAGCGCTCCTGCGACGTGGGGTTGCTGCGCTTGCAGCCTTACCATCTGGAGCGCCCCGAGGCGGTCAAGGAACTGATCGGCCGTAGCGGTACCGAGTGGATCGCCGTCCTCAGCCAGGATGTGTTACGCCTGCAAAATGTGGGCGACTTCGTCTGTGAGTGGTTTTTCGACTTCCATACCTTGCCGTTCGATGTGGCTCGCGTGCAGGTCACCCTGGGCCGCGCCTTCGGCATGGCGCGCCTGCGGGGCAAGGGCCACACCCCCGTGGATGAGCCCGAGCATGAGTTGCTGGGAGACAGCCGGCCAATCCGCGAATTACGCAAATTGCTGGCCAAACTGGCGCCCACCGAGTCCCCGGTATTGATCCGCGGTGACAGCGGCACCGGTAAAGAATTGGTCGCCAAGACCCTGCATCGCCAATCCCAACGCCACGCCAAGCCGTTTGTGGCGATCAATTGCGGGGCGATTCCGGAGCATTTGATCCAATCCGAACTGTTCGGCCATGAAAAGGGCGCGTTTACTGGCGCCCATCAGCGCAAGGTCGGGCGTATTGAAGCGGCCAACGGCGGCACGCTGTTTCTCGACGAGATCGGCGATTTGCCGATGGAACTGCAAGCCAACCTGCTGCGGTTCCTGCAGGAGAAACAGATCGAGCGCGTGGGTGGCAGCCAGCCGATTCCGGTGGATGTACGGGTGTTGGCGGCGACTCACGTGGACCTTGAGGCCGCAGTCGAGAAGGGCACCTTTCGCGAAGACTTGTACTACCGCCTCAACGTCTTGCAAGTGGTCACCGCGCCGCTGCGTGAGCGCCATGGAGACGTGGCGATGCTGGCCAACCACTTTTCACGTTTCTACAGCCAGGAAACCGGCCGGCGCCCGCGCAGCTTCAGTGACGAGGCGCTGGTCGCGATGGGCAAACACGCCTGGCCGGGCAATGTCCGCGAGCTGGCCAACCGTGTGCGCCGGGGCCTGGTACTGGCCGAAGGGCGCCAGATAGAAGCCGTTGATCTGGGATTGCCTGGGCAACAGGCAATTTCGCCGCCGATGGCTACACTGGAAGACTATAAACACCGCGCCGAACGCCAGGCGCTGTGCGACGTGCTCAACCGGCACAGCGACAACCTGAGTGTCGCGGCCCGCGTGCTGGGGGTCTCCCGGCCCACGTTCTACCGGTTGCTGCACAAACACCAGATCCGCTAG
- a CDS encoding C39 family peptidase codes for MRLATLTLLMLLTGPTWAGTMAISAMPGGAVIYKKVESIRERRFANLVEQKTDFSCGAAALATILRQGYWLDVDEDHVIKGMLVNADQDLVRTQGFSMLDMKRYLESIGMRARGYKIGPETLATVKIPVVVLLEIRGYKHFVVLQRADKDWVYIGDPVLGHKRYSHDDFVNGWNGIVFAVLGEGYDKANALLDPPLPLTAKNQLNEFRPVGDAELMDFGFIQSDFF; via the coding sequence ATGCGCCTCGCGACCCTCACCCTCCTGATGTTGCTCACCGGCCCTACCTGGGCAGGCACCATGGCGATCTCTGCCATGCCTGGCGGTGCAGTCATCTACAAGAAGGTCGAGAGTATCCGTGAACGCCGGTTCGCCAACCTGGTGGAACAGAAAACCGATTTCAGCTGCGGTGCTGCGGCACTCGCCACCATTCTGCGCCAGGGCTATTGGCTCGACGTCGACGAAGACCATGTGATCAAAGGCATGCTGGTCAATGCAGACCAGGACCTGGTACGCACCCAGGGTTTTTCCATGCTGGACATGAAGCGCTACCTCGAAAGCATCGGCATGCGTGCCCGGGGCTACAAGATCGGGCCGGAAACCCTGGCGACGGTGAAAATCCCCGTGGTGGTGCTGCTGGAGATTCGTGGCTACAAGCACTTCGTGGTCTTGCAGCGCGCGGACAAGGACTGGGTCTACATTGGCGACCCGGTGCTCGGCCACAAGCGCTACTCACATGATGACTTCGTCAATGGCTGGAATGGCATCGTCTTTGCCGTGCTGGGTGAAGGTTACGACAAGGCCAACGCCTTGCTCGACCCGCCCCTGCCCCTGACCGCCAAGAACCAGTTGAATGAGTTCAGGCCGGTTGGCGATGCCGAGCTGATGGATTTCGGTTTCATCCAGAGCGACTTCTTCTAA
- a CDS encoding adhesin, with protein sequence MKPSLLLLALLGSASVMADNTAVMNNSGQAYNGNLMINQAAGNQQQTANNRAVALGGQATTSNIQRMDGKVDPSLNAKAAIEGTSFTNGNGMLGINQSAGANNQSVNAVRISVNPGPQSIDDSVLLQQNTTTLATDSGLTPTTGSRQVVTSDQAFTGSRGVIQVNQSAGVGNRVANTLGITIK encoded by the coding sequence ATGAAACCTTCCCTGCTCCTTCTCGCCCTGCTGGGCAGCGCCTCGGTCATGGCTGACAACACCGCCGTGATGAACAACAGCGGCCAAGCCTACAACGGCAACTTGATGATCAACCAAGCAGCCGGCAACCAGCAGCAGACCGCCAATAACCGCGCCGTTGCGCTCGGTGGCCAGGCGACGACCAGCAATATCCAGCGGATGGACGGCAAGGTCGACCCCTCCCTGAACGCCAAGGCGGCGATCGAAGGTACTTCTTTTACCAATGGCAACGGCATGTTGGGCATCAACCAATCGGCCGGGGCCAATAACCAATCAGTCAATGCGGTGCGGATCAGCGTCAATCCTGGCCCGCAAAGCATCGACGACAGCGTCCTGTTGCAACAGAACACGACGACGCTGGCAACCGACTCAGGGCTCACCCCCACCACTGGCAGCCGCCAGGTCGTGACAAGCGACCAGGCCTTCACCGGCAGCCGAGGAGTGATTCAGGTGAACCAGAGTGCTGGGGTGGGGAACCGAGTGGCTAACACCCTGGGCATCACTATCAAGTAA
- a CDS encoding FecR family protein yields the protein MSEKSLSEAEYDAITDAAAHWCMRLHAGDCTAGERQAFAQWHDSHPLHAFEYAAMLEIWDVADHLPRHQPTPVVAPFKKPRSRLRTYAVAAAICLAALPIAAFTGWEAGWLPSSYERFEAASGLRQVTLGDGSQVELNLGTELVYSHYKDQRRVTLKKGEAFFKVSHDATHPFIVHAGEGQVRVTGTQFNVWKYEDQVRVILLEGSVQIASDRVHGSVPLTPGMQASYQQGDATPRVQAINPNDTALAWRQGKLILDNLALADALPLINRYLSKPVMLADANTGTIRIGGIYNINEVSNLVPSLPKVLPVYLTQNQDGNPVLNAIPRKTPKG from the coding sequence ATGAGCGAAAAGTCCCTCTCGGAAGCCGAATATGACGCCATCACCGACGCCGCCGCGCATTGGTGCATGCGCCTGCACGCGGGCGATTGCACGGCCGGTGAACGTCAGGCTTTTGCGCAATGGCATGATTCCCACCCGCTGCACGCGTTTGAATACGCCGCGATGCTGGAGATCTGGGACGTCGCCGACCACCTGCCGCGCCATCAACCCACGCCGGTGGTAGCGCCCTTCAAGAAGCCGCGCAGTCGCCTGCGCACCTACGCGGTCGCGGCAGCGATCTGCCTGGCCGCCCTGCCCATCGCCGCGTTCACTGGCTGGGAAGCGGGCTGGCTGCCCAGTTCTTATGAGCGCTTCGAGGCTGCCAGCGGTTTGCGCCAGGTTACGCTCGGCGATGGCAGCCAGGTGGAACTCAACCTGGGCACTGAGTTGGTCTACAGCCATTACAAAGACCAGCGCCGCGTGACCCTGAAGAAAGGCGAAGCGTTCTTCAAAGTCAGCCATGACGCGACCCACCCGTTTATCGTGCACGCCGGCGAAGGTCAGGTGCGGGTCACGGGCACCCAGTTCAACGTGTGGAAGTATGAAGACCAGGTGCGCGTGATACTGCTCGAAGGGTCGGTGCAGATCGCCAGCGACAGGGTGCATGGCAGTGTGCCGCTCACCCCCGGCATGCAAGCCAGCTACCAACAGGGTGACGCCACGCCACGCGTCCAGGCGATCAACCCCAACGACACCGCGCTTGCCTGGCGCCAGGGCAAGCTGATTCTCGACAACCTGGCCCTGGCCGACGCGCTGCCGCTGATCAACCGCTACCTGAGCAAACCGGTGATGCTGGCCGACGCCAACACCGGCACGATTCGCATCGGCGGTATCTACAACATCAACGAGGTCAGCAACCTCGTGCCCTCCCTGCCCAAGGTCCTGCCGGTCTACCTGACCCAGAACCAAGACGGCAACCCCGTACTCAACGCCATTCCGCGTAAAACCCCAAAAGGCTGA
- a CDS encoding PepSY domain-containing protein, with protein MLKKTLIALCATSALMSAGAALADKPGAGWITIEKAIEVAKTKAGYVEVYAAEADDNGYWEVKGRKSDGTVYEARIDGASGNILRDQKD; from the coding sequence ATGCTGAAGAAAACATTAATCGCCCTGTGTGCAACCTCTGCGTTGATGAGTGCGGGCGCCGCCCTGGCCGATAAACCGGGCGCGGGCTGGATCACCATCGAAAAGGCGATTGAGGTGGCCAAGACCAAGGCCGGTTACGTCGAGGTTTACGCCGCCGAGGCTGATGACAACGGTTACTGGGAAGTCAAAGGCCGCAAGTCCGATGGCACCGTTTATGAGGCGCGTATCGATGGCGCATCGGGCAATATCCTGCGTGACCAGAAAGACTGA
- a CDS encoding Ldh family oxidoreductase: MPAQSFSGESPVTAIGFAELVALLHSIFVSHGTSATVAQILAHNCASAERDGAHSHGIFRIPGYLSTLASGWVDGKAEPRVSDVASGFVRVDAANGFAQPALEAARPLLVQKARSAGIALLAIHNSHHFAALWPDVEPFAEEGLVALSVVNSMTCVVPHGADRPLFGTNPIAFAAPRADGMPIVFDLATSAIAHGDVQIAARKGELLPPGMGVDSLGQPTRDPKAILEGGALLPFGGHKGSALSMMVELLAAALTGGNFSFEFNWADHPGARTPWTGQLLIVIDPSKTAGQSFAERSQELVRQMHAAGLRRLPGDRRHRTRVRSDEQGIQVDAQELAGLRKLVEQ; the protein is encoded by the coding sequence ATGCCTGCCCAGTCTTTTTCTGGTGAAAGCCCTGTCACTGCAATCGGCTTTGCTGAATTGGTGGCGTTGCTGCACTCGATATTTGTCAGTCACGGCACGTCGGCGACGGTTGCCCAGATCCTGGCGCACAACTGCGCCAGCGCTGAGCGCGATGGTGCCCACAGCCATGGCATTTTCCGCATTCCGGGTTACCTCAGCACGCTGGCCAGCGGCTGGGTCGATGGCAAGGCCGAGCCCAGGGTCAGCGATGTGGCGTCGGGTTTCGTGCGGGTGGATGCCGCCAATGGCTTCGCCCAGCCTGCGCTTGAAGCGGCGCGGCCATTGCTGGTGCAGAAGGCGCGCAGTGCCGGCATTGCGTTGCTGGCGATTCATAACTCCCACCACTTCGCGGCCCTGTGGCCGGACGTCGAGCCCTTCGCCGAAGAAGGCTTGGTGGCCCTGAGTGTCGTCAACAGCATGACCTGCGTGGTGCCCCACGGCGCCGACCGCCCGCTGTTCGGCACTAACCCCATCGCCTTCGCGGCACCCCGCGCCGACGGCATGCCCATCGTGTTCGACCTGGCCACCAGCGCCATTGCCCATGGCGACGTGCAAATCGCCGCGCGCAAGGGTGAATTGCTGCCGCCGGGCATGGGCGTCGACAGCCTGGGGCAGCCGACCCGCGACCCCAAGGCCATTCTGGAAGGTGGCGCGTTGCTGCCGTTTGGCGGGCACAAAGGTTCGGCGTTGTCGATGATGGTTGAGCTGCTGGCGGCGGCATTGACCGGTGGCAACTTCTCCTTTGAATTCAACTGGGCAGACCACCCCGGCGCGCGCACGCCATGGACCGGCCAGCTGTTGATCGTGATCGACCCGAGCAAAACCGCCGGGCAAAGCTTTGCCGAGCGCAGCCAGGAACTGGTGCGGCAGATGCATGCGGCGGGGTTGCGACGGTTACCGGGGGATCGACGTCATCGCACGCGGGTGCGTTCGGACGAGCAGGGCATCCAAGTGGATGCGCAGGAACTGGCAGGGCTGCGTAAGTTGGTCGAGCAATAA
- a CDS encoding DUF883 family protein produces MARKTAAQAVEDQIKDQAFSELTALIEESDKLLKSSASLVGEEGETLREQVAIKLKQALDSVSNVRERSKPVVDATETYIGGHPWQTVAISAGFGLVVGLLLGRRN; encoded by the coding sequence ATGGCCCGCAAAACCGCTGCTCAAGCCGTCGAAGACCAGATCAAGGACCAAGCCTTCAGCGAACTCACCGCGCTGATCGAAGAATCGGACAAACTGCTCAAAAGCAGCGCTTCCCTGGTCGGCGAAGAAGGTGAAACCCTGCGCGAGCAGGTCGCCATCAAACTCAAGCAAGCGCTGGATTCCGTGTCCAACGTTCGTGAACGCAGCAAGCCGGTGGTAGACGCCACCGAGACCTACATCGGTGGCCATCCATGGCAGACCGTCGCGATCTCCGCAGGTTTCGGCCTGGTCGTTGGCCTGCTGCTGGGTCGCCGTAACTGA
- a CDS encoding LysR family transcriptional regulator produces MSQMNIAQVDLNLLKTFEALHDESSASRAALRLGVTQSAISAGLRRLREVYGDQLFVRTGRGLAPTLRANQLKPVISEALDRCRQSLALVNPDNQQYQGRSVVLGLSDDFEIAYGRRLIVEIARRAPKLRVIFRQTHSQIVAGALLERTLDLAITAGGFAHSRLSRQVLGEGDYRCLVDSDQARISLDEFVARDHVLVSSGGFIGITDEGLAAQGLSRHVCASTSHFAALPFLLKGSQAVATIPGHAAQAIADMTGLRVLPCPLPLPRYPVELGWRTQAQLDPMLLKVREAIVASFI; encoded by the coding sequence ATGAGTCAAATGAATATCGCCCAGGTCGATCTCAACCTGCTGAAAACCTTTGAAGCCCTGCATGATGAGTCCAGCGCCAGCCGCGCGGCGTTACGCCTGGGCGTGACGCAATCGGCGATCAGCGCCGGTCTGCGGCGCTTGCGCGAGGTGTATGGCGATCAGTTGTTCGTGCGCACCGGGCGCGGCCTGGCGCCGACATTGCGGGCCAATCAGTTGAAGCCGGTGATCAGTGAGGCGCTGGACCGCTGCCGGCAAAGCCTGGCGTTGGTCAACCCGGATAACCAGCAGTACCAGGGTCGGTCGGTGGTGCTGGGTTTATCCGATGATTTCGAGATTGCCTATGGTCGCCGGCTGATCGTTGAAATCGCCCGGCGAGCGCCGAAGTTGCGGGTGATCTTCCGTCAGACCCACAGCCAGATTGTCGCCGGCGCCTTGCTTGAGCGCACGCTGGACCTGGCGATCACCGCTGGCGGGTTCGCACACAGTCGGTTGAGCCGCCAAGTGCTGGGGGAAGGTGATTATCGTTGCTTGGTGGATTCAGACCAGGCACGCATCAGTCTCGATGAGTTCGTCGCACGCGACCATGTCTTGGTGTCTTCAGGCGGGTTTATCGGGATTACCGACGAAGGCTTGGCCGCGCAAGGGCTGAGCCGCCACGTGTGCGCGTCGACCAGCCACTTTGCCGCACTGCCTTTTTTGCTCAAGGGCAGCCAGGCGGTGGCGACCATTCCTGGGCACGCAGCGCAGGCCATCGCTGACATGACCGGCCTGCGTGTACTGCCTTGCCCGCTGCCCCTGCCACGCTACCCGGTGGAGCTGGGCTGGAGGACCCAGGCGCAGCTTGATCCGATGTTGCTGAAAGTCCGTGAGGCGATTGTGGCGAGCTTTATTTAG
- a CDS encoding carbon-nitrogen hydrolase family protein, which yields MPVSTVAALQIGSLPGGKGETLAQILSYEDEILRSGAQLVVMPEALLGGYPKGEAFGTQLGYRLPEGREAFARYFANAIDVPGAETEMLAGLSARTGASLVLGVIERSGSTLYCTVLYFEPAGGLVAKHRKLMPTGTERLIWGKGDGSTLPVIDTAVGRVGGAVCWENMMPLLRTAMYAKGVEVWCAPTVDEREMWQASMRHVAHEGRCFVVSACQVQASPEALGIEVANWPSDRPLIAGGSVIVGPMGDILAGPLLGDTGLLTAQINTDDLVRARYDYDVVGHYARPDVFELTVDERAKPGVRYLTD from the coding sequence ATGCCTGTTTCTACTGTGGCAGCTCTGCAAATCGGCTCCTTGCCCGGCGGCAAGGGTGAAACCCTGGCGCAAATCCTCAGTTATGAGGACGAGATCCTGCGCAGCGGCGCGCAATTGGTGGTAATGCCCGAAGCGTTGCTGGGTGGCTATCCCAAAGGTGAGGCCTTCGGCACGCAGTTGGGGTATCGCCTGCCGGAAGGCCGCGAAGCCTTCGCCCGTTATTTTGCCAATGCCATCGATGTACCGGGCGCGGAAACCGAGATGTTGGCCGGCCTGTCCGCACGCACCGGTGCCAGCCTGGTGCTCGGTGTGATCGAGCGCAGTGGCAGCACCCTGTATTGCACCGTGCTGTATTTCGAACCAGCGGGCGGTCTGGTGGCCAAGCACCGCAAGCTGATGCCCACCGGTACCGAACGGCTGATCTGGGGCAAGGGCGACGGCTCGACCCTGCCGGTGATCGACACCGCGGTGGGCCGTGTCGGCGGCGCAGTGTGCTGGGAAAACATGATGCCGCTGCTGCGCACGGCGATGTATGCCAAGGGTGTGGAGGTGTGGTGCGCGCCGACGGTGGATGAGCGCGAGATGTGGCAGGCGAGCATGCGTCATGTGGCTCACGAAGGGCGTTGCTTTGTGGTGAGTGCCTGCCAGGTGCAGGCCTCGCCTGAGGCGTTGGGCATCGAAGTAGCCAACTGGCCTTCAGACCGCCCGTTGATCGCGGGCGGCAGTGTGATTGTCGGGCCGATGGGCGACATTCTCGCCGGGCCGCTGCTGGGAGATACCGGCTTGCTGACGGCGCAAATCAATACGGATGACTTGGTACGCGCGCGGTATGACTATGACGTGGTGGGGCACTATGCCCGGCCAGATGTGTTCGAGTTGACGGTGGACGAACGGGCCAAGCCCGGCGTGCGCTACCTGACGGATTGA
- a CDS encoding LEA type 2 family protein produces the protein MRKLMVLSLLLLTLSACALFPNRDPVNINVVGIEPLQSQDLEVRFAVKLRVQNPNETAIDYNGVALDLEVNGRPLASGVSDQSGSIPRFSETVLMVPVSVSAFSVLRQTLGLSQTQSLNNLPYVLRGKLAGGLFGTMRFVDRGTLDLPNTATW, from the coding sequence ATGCGCAAGCTCATGGTTCTATCGCTGTTGCTGCTGACCCTGAGCGCCTGCGCCCTGTTTCCCAACCGCGACCCGGTGAACATCAACGTGGTGGGCATCGAGCCCTTGCAAAGCCAGGACCTGGAAGTGCGCTTCGCCGTGAAGCTGCGGGTGCAGAACCCCAATGAAACGGCGATCGACTACAACGGCGTGGCCCTGGACCTGGAGGTCAATGGCCGGCCGTTGGCCTCTGGGGTGAGTGATCAAAGCGGATCCATCCCCCGTTTTTCCGAGACCGTGCTGATGGTGCCGGTGAGTGTTTCGGCATTTTCTGTGTTGCGTCAGACCTTGGGCCTGAGCCAGACCCAGAGCCTGAACAACCTGCCTTACGTGCTGCGGGGCAAACTGGCGGGCGGGCTGTTCGGCACCATGCGCTTTGTGGACCGTGGCACGCTGGACTTGCCGAATACCGCCACCTGGTAA